The following coding sequences are from one Mus pahari chromosome X, PAHARI_EIJ_v1.1, whole genome shotgun sequence window:
- the Trex2 gene encoding three prime repair exonuclease 2 — protein sequence MSEPPRAETFVFLDLEATGLPNMDPEIAEISLFAVHRSSLENPERDDSGSLMLPRVLDKLTLCMCPERPFTAKASEITGLSSESLMHCRKAGFNGAVVRTLQGFLSRQEGPICLVAHNGFDYDFPLLCTELQRLGAHLPQDTVCLDTLPALRGLDRAHSHGTRAQGRKSYSLASLFHRYFQAEPSAAHSAEGDVHTLLLIFLHRAPELLAWADEQARSWAHIEPMYVPPDSPSLEA from the coding sequence ATGTCTGAGCCACCACGGGCTGAGACCTTTGTATTCCTGGACCTGGAAGCCACTGGGCTCCCAAACATGGATCCTGAGATTGCAGAGATTTCCCTTTTTGCTGTTCACCGCTCTTCCCTGGAGAACCCAGAACGGGATGATTCTGGGTCCTTGATGCTGCCCCGTGTTCTGGACAAGCTCACACTGTGCATGTGCCCGGAGCGCCCCTTTACTGCCAAGGCCAGTGAGATTACTGGTTTGAGCAGCGAAAGCCTGATGCACTGCCGGAAGGCTGGTTTCAATGGTGCTGTGGTAAGGACATTGCAGGGCTTCCTAAGCCGCCAGGAGGGCCCCATCTGCCTTGTGGCCCACAATGGCTTCGATTATGACTTCCCACTGCTGTGCACTGAGCTACAACGTCTGGGTGCCCATCTGCCCCAAGACACTGTCTGCCTGGATACACTGCCTGCATTGCGGGGCCTGGACCGTGCTCACAGCCATGGCACCAGGGCTCAAGGCCGCAAAAGCTACAGCCTGGCCAGTCTCTTCCACCGCTACTTCCAGGCTGAACCCAGTGCTGCCCATTCAGCAGAAGGTGATGTGCACACCCTgcttctgatcttcctgcatcGTGCTCCAGAGCTTCTTGCCTGGGCAGATGAGCAGGCCCGCAGCTGGGCTCATATTGAGCCCATGTACGTGCCACCTGATAGTCCAAGCCTCGAAGCCTGA